In one window of Candidatus Palauibacter australiensis DNA:
- a CDS encoding LytR C-terminal domain-containing protein, whose protein sequence is MRLAVLAGAGPAPAATTEGVAAGTFNGGSAATGSATGEIPGRGDLTNRIKVEVLNGAGERGLARQFADRLRLLGFDVVATGNAEHFDHEVTHVLDRSGRLGAALAVARELSTDSMAIALDPELFLDASVVVGSDWAGLLVNLGKD, encoded by the coding sequence GTGCGGCTCGCGGTCCTGGCCGGGGCCGGTCCCGCACCGGCCGCGACCACGGAAGGCGTGGCGGCGGGCACCTTCAACGGTGGTTCCGCGGCGACGGGTTCCGCGACGGGAGAGATTCCCGGCCGGGGGGACCTTACGAATCGCATCAAGGTCGAGGTGCTCAACGGGGCCGGAGAGCGAGGGCTCGCGCGTCAGTTCGCCGACCGACTCCGGCTCCTCGGCTTCGATGTCGTCGCGACCGGTAACGCCGAGCACTTCGACCACGAGGTTACGCACGTCCTGGATCGATCGGGCCGCCTCGGCGCCGCGCTCGCCGTTGCCCGCGAGCTGAGTACGGATTCGATGGCCATCGCCCTCGATCCCGAGCTCTTCCTCGACGCGAGCGTGGTGGTGGGGAGCGATTGGGCGGGCCTGCTCGTGAACCTCGGAAAAGACTGA
- the rlmN gene encoding 23S rRNA (adenine(2503)-C(2))-methyltransferase RlmN, whose amino-acid sequence MTESTRTELLAESGDGGRERLAAFFAARGEPAYRARQVEQWVWERGARSFDEMTNLPAGLREALGTAFSLTPIDPDYVARSKDGTVKHLWRLDDGERVESVLIPTRDRLTLCLSSQAGCALACRFCATGDFGFRRQLRAAEIVAQYRDSLRVAREEMGRPASSPISNVVYMGMGEPLANLDGVIGSLASLHGGFGLGARRITVSTVGLIPGILELARRPEPFELAVSLHAPSHELRLELMPIEKRYPLPELFDALRTYQSYKNRRISFEYTLIRGVNDDPALAAPLAKLARGLICFVNLIPFNPIPSRPEWGPSSAEGIARFSEALAERGVGNAVRRPRGRDIAAACGQLRLSRDS is encoded by the coding sequence ATGACGGAAAGCACACGAACGGAACTGCTCGCGGAGTCGGGAGACGGCGGGCGGGAGCGGCTGGCGGCGTTCTTCGCCGCGCGCGGAGAGCCGGCGTACCGGGCGCGGCAGGTCGAGCAGTGGGTCTGGGAGCGGGGCGCGCGTTCGTTCGACGAGATGACGAACCTCCCGGCCGGCCTCCGGGAGGCGCTGGGCACGGCCTTTTCCCTCACCCCGATCGACCCGGACTACGTCGCCCGCTCGAAGGACGGGACGGTGAAGCACCTGTGGCGGCTCGACGACGGCGAGCGGGTCGAGTCCGTGCTCATCCCGACGCGCGACCGCCTCACGCTCTGTCTCTCGTCGCAGGCCGGCTGCGCGCTCGCGTGCCGCTTCTGCGCCACCGGCGACTTCGGGTTCCGGCGCCAGTTGAGGGCGGCCGAGATCGTGGCGCAGTACCGCGACTCCCTGCGCGTGGCTCGCGAGGAGATGGGCCGGCCGGCGTCCAGCCCGATCTCCAACGTCGTGTACATGGGGATGGGAGAACCGCTGGCGAACCTCGACGGGGTCATCGGATCGCTCGCGTCCCTGCACGGAGGGTTCGGTCTCGGGGCGCGGCGGATCACCGTGTCGACGGTGGGACTCATCCCCGGGATTCTGGAACTCGCGCGGCGGCCGGAGCCGTTCGAACTCGCCGTCTCGCTGCACGCGCCGTCCCACGAACTGCGGCTTGAGCTGATGCCGATCGAGAAGCGCTACCCGCTGCCGGAGCTGTTCGACGCCCTGCGCACGTACCAGAGCTACAAGAACCGGCGCATCAGCTTCGAGTATACGCTCATCCGGGGGGTGAACGACGACCCGGCGCTGGCGGCGCCGCTGGCGAAGCTGGCGCGGGGGCTCATCTGCTTCGTGAACCTCATCCCCTTCAACCCCATCCCGTCGCGTCCGGAGTGGGGTCCGAGTTCCGCCGAGGGGATCGCGCGTTTTTCGGAGGCGCTCGCCGAGCGAGGGGTGGGCAATGCGGTGAGAAGACCGCGGGGACGGGATATCGCCGCCGCGTGCGGGCAGCTGCGCCTGTCGCGCGACAGCTAG
- a CDS encoding NFACT RNA binding domain-containing protein, with translation MAIRYDSLLARALAREILDRWRGVRIAGLRMASGRRAVELAFEDGSRLVAMLHPLHGYVLELGADAPASGVEGKALRVGRLSLVDARAPADERALLLTFGDRAGRPWEQLAIELPTRGRNALHCRREEESGAEPGPAESGTGGPGTEGPGGDPRSAWRIEAALLARDAGDRSLRRGAPYVPPSSARRAVAAPPSEAEWAAVLAGDEADRRRAVLRTWAWTSALNVDWILAGSDTAETYARYRALHALAAALERGPAGSDAPGAPPRPAFVLDRPWGPQPYPHPAQAGSGSAAGLLTAAAQLLAPGGGPAPALQTLPAAADDDDGDEAAQIRKRLRARRKRHLRRAAALERQLAAAGPPDEPRLLGQILLARKDEVPKGASAVTLPGFDGAPREIALNPARDAVANAEAFFDEAGRRERARERLPEAIAAARERAAKFDAHLERLAESGPSDALWTAAGGRPIRTGAGGRRAEGPDLRVPYTRLRSSGGLEIRVGRGARDNDDLTFRHSAPDDIWLHASQAAGAHVILRWGRRDENPPRRDLLEAATVAAVHSGARHNRTAPVVWTRRKYVRKPRKSPPGTVTPDRVQTIFVEPDSDLVKAMVRRMEEA, from the coding sequence ATGGCCATCCGATACGACTCTCTCCTCGCCCGGGCCCTCGCCCGCGAGATCCTCGACCGCTGGCGGGGCGTCCGTATCGCCGGCCTCCGCATGGCATCCGGACGGCGCGCCGTGGAACTCGCCTTCGAGGACGGGTCGCGGCTCGTCGCGATGCTGCACCCGCTGCACGGGTACGTCCTTGAACTGGGCGCCGATGCGCCGGCCTCGGGCGTGGAGGGAAAGGCGCTGCGGGTCGGACGCCTGTCGCTCGTGGACGCGCGGGCGCCGGCGGATGAACGCGCCCTGCTCCTGACGTTCGGCGACCGGGCGGGGCGACCGTGGGAGCAGCTCGCGATCGAACTCCCGACCCGCGGCCGGAACGCCCTGCACTGCCGGCGAGAGGAGGAGTCCGGCGCGGAGCCCGGTCCGGCGGAGTCAGGTACCGGGGGGCCCGGCACCGAGGGGCCCGGGGGCGACCCCCGATCGGCGTGGCGCATCGAAGCGGCCCTCCTGGCGCGGGATGCGGGCGACCGCTCGCTGCGTCGCGGGGCGCCGTACGTGCCGCCTTCGTCCGCGCGGCGAGCGGTGGCCGCTCCGCCATCGGAGGCGGAATGGGCCGCCGTGCTGGCGGGAGACGAGGCCGACCGCCGGCGGGCCGTGCTGCGGACGTGGGCGTGGACGAGCGCGCTCAACGTCGACTGGATCCTGGCCGGGTCCGATACGGCGGAGACGTACGCGCGATACCGGGCGCTCCACGCGCTCGCGGCGGCGCTTGAGCGCGGCCCGGCCGGGTCCGATGCGCCGGGCGCGCCGCCCCGACCGGCCTTCGTGCTCGACCGCCCGTGGGGCCCCCAGCCCTATCCGCACCCCGCCCAGGCCGGCAGCGGGTCCGCCGCCGGACTGCTGACCGCGGCCGCGCAACTGCTCGCCCCCGGCGGCGGCCCCGCCCCCGCCCTCCAGACCCTCCCGGCGGCGGCCGACGACGACGACGGGGACGAAGCCGCGCAGATCCGGAAGCGCCTCCGGGCGCGCCGGAAGCGGCACCTGCGCCGGGCCGCCGCGCTCGAGCGGCAACTGGCCGCGGCCGGTCCGCCGGACGAGCCCCGCCTCCTCGGCCAGATCCTCCTCGCCCGCAAGGACGAGGTGCCGAAGGGCGCCTCCGCCGTGACGCTGCCGGGCTTCGACGGCGCGCCGCGCGAGATCGCGCTCAACCCCGCGCGCGATGCGGTCGCCAACGCGGAGGCCTTCTTCGACGAGGCCGGGCGCCGGGAGCGCGCGCGGGAGCGCCTGCCCGAGGCGATCGCGGCGGCCCGGGAGCGCGCGGCCAAGTTCGACGCTCACCTCGAGCGGCTCGCCGAGTCGGGTCCGTCGGACGCCCTGTGGACCGCGGCCGGCGGGAGACCGATCCGCACCGGCGCGGGCGGGAGACGGGCGGAAGGCCCGGATCTCCGGGTGCCCTACACGCGGCTCCGGTCCTCGGGCGGGCTGGAGATCCGGGTCGGGCGCGGCGCCCGCGACAACGACGACCTCACCTTCCGCCACTCCGCGCCGGACGACATCTGGCTGCACGCCTCCCAGGCCGCGGGCGCGCACGTGATTCTGCGCTGGGGGCGAAGGGACGAGAATCCACCGCGGCGCGACCTGCTCGAAGCCGCGACCGTGGCGGCGGTCCACAGCGGGGCGCGCCACAACCGCACGGCCCCGGTCGTCTGGACCCGCCGTAAGTACGTGCGCAAGCCGCGGAAGTCTCCTCCCGGCACGGTGACCCCGGACCGCGTCCAAACGATCTTCGTCGAACCCGATTCGGACCTCGTGAAGGCAATGGTCCGGCGCATGGAGGAAGCATGA
- a CDS encoding HD domain-containing protein produces the protein MDNLHPIIHAAGAEGRPPDWAVMSPARIRHAGRVGKLMGDWAEALGRDAATRIRWRAAGLLHDALKEAGVEALRPLVDGTEEWPDPLLHGPACANRLRAAGVDDEPLLRAIAFHTTGHRDLRALGQALYMADFLEPGRLASGRERTGLRRRMPDDWHAVLVDVATAKIGVLIDAQIPVSAVTAGFWEAITAPR, from the coding sequence GTGGACAACCTGCACCCGATCATCCACGCGGCCGGCGCCGAAGGACGCCCCCCCGACTGGGCCGTCATGAGCCCCGCGCGCATCCGCCACGCCGGGCGCGTCGGCAAGTTGATGGGCGACTGGGCGGAAGCCCTCGGACGTGACGCGGCGACGCGGATCCGCTGGCGCGCGGCGGGCCTGCTGCACGACGCGCTCAAGGAAGCAGGCGTGGAAGCGCTGCGTCCCCTCGTTGACGGGACGGAAGAGTGGCCCGACCCGCTCCTCCACGGTCCCGCCTGCGCGAACCGGCTCCGCGCGGCCGGCGTCGATGACGAGCCGCTCCTGCGAGCCATCGCCTTTCACACCACCGGACACCGGGACCTCCGCGCGCTCGGGCAGGCCCTCTACATGGCCGATTTCCTGGAGCCCGGCCGCCTCGCCTCGGGTCGGGAGCGGACCGGCCTGCGCCGCCGCATGCCGGACGACTGGCACGCCGTGCTCGTCGACGTCGCGACCGCGAAAATCGGCGTTCTCATCGACGCCCAGATCCCCGTTTCCGCCGTGACAGCCGGGTTCTGGGAAGCGATCACCGCCCCGCGCTGA